The Tubulanus polymorphus chromosome 6, tnTubPoly1.2, whole genome shotgun sequence genome includes a region encoding these proteins:
- the LOC141907248 gene encoding growth hormone secretagogue receptor type 1-like, producing the protein MQHNSSDREDDGDAAFWVSYLVNTVTYVVMPFTFVVGTVGNILALKVLVQPRYTRTSTGVYMIALEIFDVFVITLFLPVLFVRIVFQEVVVGDAFCQFYVFLVNVTPLLSNNTLALMSLDRVIVVTFPLRAKSICTTYKAKLCLVILVFVVIGFSIYRTIPIQMFINSTGKDCDSILVGSVRVITANIQIALQVWVPFLVILVCNVIIVFGLISSAQQRKLLQGPQGSTSSSSGGTSLTVMLVVVSVVFLLLHIPVVLHRLLRDIHQSGADAITLNALYWAARALMCLNSAINFFLYMLSSKQFRSSIFKHNRKSENIENRI; encoded by the coding sequence ATGCAACATAACTCGAGCGATAGAGAGGATGACGGCGACGCAGCGTTTTGGGTCAGTTACTTGGTGAACACGGTGACGTACGTCGTCATGCCATTCACGTTCGTCGTCGGAACGGTCGGTAATATTTTGGCGTTGAAGGTTCTCGTGCAGCCCCGCTATACGAGAACGTCTACTGGCGTTTACATGATAGCGTTGGAAATCTTTGACGTTTTCGTAATAACGCTATTTTTACCGGTGCTGTTTGTGCGGATAGTATTTCAAGAAGTAGTCGTCGGAGATGCGTTCTGTCAGTTTTACGTATTTCTCGTCAATGTGACCCCCTTGCTGTCTAATAATACGTTGGCATTGATGAGTCTTGATCGTGTAATTGTCGTAACGTTTCCGCTGCGAGCCAAGTCGATATGCACGACATATAAGGCTAAACTGTGCCTGGTCATCCTCGTTTTTGTTGTGATCGGTTTCAGCATTTACCGAACCATCCCGATCCAGATGTTCATTAATTCTACGGGAAAGGACTGCGATTCGATTTTGGTCGGAAGTGTTCGAGTGATTACggcaaatattcaaatcgcGTTGCAGGTTTGGGTGCCATTTCTGGTGATACTCGTGTGCAACGTAATTATCGTGTTCGGTCTCATTTCATCTGCTCAGCAGAGAAAACTTTTGCAAGGTCCGCAAGGCAGCACGAGCTCCTCCTCGGGTGGTACATCCCTAACCGTCATGTTAGTTGTAGTTTCTGTTGTGTTCTTACTTTTACACATACCCGTCGTGCTTCATCGACTTCTCAGGGACATCCACCAATCAGGAGCCGACGCGATCACACTGAACGCCCTCTATTGGGCGGCTAGAGCACTGATGTGCCTTAATTCAGCAATCAATTTCTTCCTTTACATGCTCAGCTCCAAACAATTCCGCAGTTCGATATTCAAACACAATAGGAAGtcagaaaatatcgaaaatagaATCTAA